A DNA window from Ralstonia solanacearum K60 contains the following coding sequences:
- a CDS encoding glutathione S-transferase has product MPTENPLPLLYTYRRCPYAMRARMAMLQANRRFLAFEIVLRDKPAALLALSPKGTVPVLQLPDGGALEESWDIMRWALESPDQEGWWSRAQSDENLDLLQRNDGDFKHHLDRYKYPERYPEEGQSREAVRSHAVAALPALLEARLQRQRYLGGAAPCATDLAIFPFVRQFAAVEPGWFADQPWPALQNWLADWLSSRLFEVCMTKQPPQTVSAFPAFQA; this is encoded by the coding sequence ATGCCAACCGAGAACCCCCTCCCCTTGCTCTACACTTACCGCCGCTGCCCCTACGCGATGCGCGCCCGCATGGCGATGCTGCAGGCCAACCGACGCTTCCTGGCCTTCGAGATCGTCCTGCGCGACAAGCCGGCCGCGCTGCTGGCCTTGTCGCCCAAAGGCACGGTGCCGGTACTGCAATTGCCGGATGGCGGCGCACTCGAAGAAAGCTGGGACATCATGCGGTGGGCGCTCGAATCCCCGGACCAGGAGGGCTGGTGGAGCCGCGCGCAGTCCGACGAGAACCTGGACCTGCTGCAACGCAACGATGGGGACTTCAAGCACCATCTGGACCGCTACAAGTATCCGGAACGTTACCCCGAAGAAGGGCAATCCCGCGAAGCCGTGCGCTCGCATGCGGTGGCAGCCTTGCCGGCCCTGCTGGAGGCAAGGCTGCAGCGCCAGCGCTACCTGGGCGGCGCGGCCCCATGCGCTACCGACCTGGCGATCTTCCCCTTTGTGCGCCAGTTCGCCGCCGTGGAGCCGGGCTGGTTTGCCGACCAGCCCTGGCCGGCGCTGCAGAACTGGCTGGCGGATTGGCTGAGCAGCCGCCTGTTCGAAGTCTGCATGACGAAGCAGCCGCCCCAGACTGTCTCGGCGTTCCCGGCGTTTCAAGCCTGA
- a CDS encoding RHS repeat-associated core domain-containing protein, whose translation MFEAARVTDPIEHTSALTGFLIGAVLGVALIAAVAFATFTCGFGVALLAGLAAGVGASAILGLGEAIGKSRWFTSTTGTILTGSTNVFVNGKLAAFATASTVACSKHSPVPLIAQGSGGVFINSKPAARKGDKITCGAAVADGSSNVFMGGGTQTYLPYDDEVPPWLRTTVDWAFALAGLVGGLAGLVKAAGGLSRAVLPCAAKFIGGYVIGEAVGRYVAAPVVSRVMGGLFGHPVDVTTGRKVLLADDETDAIVPSPMPLVCRRFYASNLDRAGTLGRGWVLPWDLRLHRRDGRLWYTDAQGRESGFPLVAPGQMAFSDTEQRYLTCTPDGRYVLHDLSETYYDFGRLDGDGVAWVRRIEDQAGQWQDYARDGEGRVREILTSGGVRVVLDYEPLHGRLATIATVRELVRQVLVAYGYDDAGQLASVTDANGIVVRRFSYADGRMTRHVNALGFTCSYEWAEVAGAPRVVATHTSDGEHWTFGYDIEARESWTRHEDGRTARWRYDERFQVVACTDLDGGHYAIDYNAAGMPVSVQLPGDRRIAFDYDEAGRIVHETDPLGRVTRTRYDGNSLRPAQVTLPDGSNWQSAYDRQGRLLGTLDPLGRTERYEYPDGLTALPAAQIDARGGRKTLEWNLRGQLVAYTDCSSKTTHYEYDEAGQLTGIVNALGERTGYARRPTGEVLAVALPDGSAETFEYDAAGLPVTHTGMGARVRRWTRNARGQVLEAIDPAGRALRYRYDSEGRLTELAAATGARYAFGYDAAGRLQSETRPDGVVRRFCYGAAGELAEIETTGAPDAAADRTTRPPQTAAAPTRTARFERDALGDLLAQHTATEATHYTRDPLGRLLSVERIPTQAGLALGIEPDTVAFDYDKAGRLVAEHGTNGTVRYTLDALDNIEALDLPHGPSLRTLRYGSGHVHQVRSGEQVVSDIERDDLHREVQRTQGRLVQRTGYDTLGRQVWQSSDLLRSILEPERGRLWRSYRYDASGELAERRDSVRGSVRYRYDPAGQLLQQARLADNSVETFAWDAAGNLLDETERSSRGHIEGNRLRMWQDMRFEYDAWGNLSAKRKGANQIQRFTYDGQDRLLAVRTQTLRGVTETRFTYDPLGRRIAKHETQTETVGMKHAPRTWRFVWQGLRLAQEIRETGTSSYVYSPDAPYTPAARVDALIAEAIASAAIDTAKRGAQIYHFHTDLVGAPLEVTDEAGDLVWAGRYGAWGKVERGEDSRLTPRIEQPLRYAGQYADEGTGLHYNTFRYYDPDVGRFINQDPIGLMGGENLYAYAPNPLTWMDPWGWAVDRFPSWMNTTQGYQRQHLIPFSLKDHPFFVRTGMDINGASNMMRLPVAKGIDPNPNLGLHRGWTAEHAAYNRAVGAELDALERQAVKQKWDYRRAQQELLNLQQERRSGFKTGKYTCA comes from the coding sequence ATGTTCGAAGCCGCCCGCGTGACGGACCCGATCGAACACACCAGCGCACTGACGGGATTCCTGATCGGTGCGGTGCTGGGTGTTGCACTGATTGCCGCCGTCGCCTTTGCGACGTTCACCTGTGGGTTCGGCGTGGCGCTGCTGGCCGGCCTGGCTGCCGGCGTGGGGGCGAGCGCGATCCTCGGGTTAGGGGAGGCGATCGGCAAGAGCCGATGGTTTACGTCGACGACCGGGACGATCCTCACCGGTTCGACCAACGTCTTTGTCAACGGCAAGCTGGCGGCGTTCGCCACGGCCAGCACGGTGGCGTGCAGCAAGCACAGTCCGGTGCCGCTCATCGCGCAGGGGTCGGGCGGCGTTTTCATCAACAGCAAGCCGGCGGCCCGCAAGGGTGACAAGATCACCTGCGGCGCCGCCGTTGCGGACGGTTCGTCCAATGTGTTCATGGGCGGCGGTACGCAGACGTATCTGCCGTATGACGACGAGGTGCCGCCGTGGCTGCGCACCACGGTCGACTGGGCGTTTGCGCTCGCCGGCCTGGTCGGCGGCCTGGCCGGGCTGGTCAAGGCGGCGGGCGGCCTGTCGCGCGCGGTGTTGCCGTGCGCGGCCAAGTTCATCGGCGGCTACGTCATTGGCGAGGCGGTCGGCCGCTACGTGGCTGCGCCCGTGGTCAGCCGGGTGATGGGCGGCCTGTTCGGCCACCCCGTCGACGTGACGACCGGCCGCAAAGTCTTGCTGGCCGACGACGAAACCGACGCGATCGTGCCAAGCCCGATGCCGCTCGTCTGCCGCCGCTTCTACGCGAGCAATCTTGACCGTGCCGGCACGCTCGGCCGCGGCTGGGTGCTGCCGTGGGACCTGCGGCTGCACCGCCGCGACGGCCGGCTCTGGTACACCGACGCGCAAGGCCGGGAGAGCGGCTTTCCGCTGGTGGCGCCCGGCCAGATGGCCTTCAGCGACACCGAGCAGCGCTACCTGACCTGCACGCCGGACGGGCGCTACGTCCTGCACGACCTGAGCGAAACCTATTACGACTTCGGCCGGCTCGATGGCGATGGGGTTGCGTGGGTGCGGCGCATCGAGGATCAGGCCGGCCAGTGGCAGGACTACGCGCGCGACGGCGAGGGCCGCGTGCGCGAGATCCTGACGAGCGGCGGGGTGCGGGTCGTGCTCGACTACGAACCGCTGCACGGCCGCCTCGCCACCATCGCGACCGTGCGCGAGCTCGTGCGCCAGGTGCTGGTCGCGTATGGCTATGACGACGCGGGCCAACTGGCGTCGGTCACGGACGCGAACGGGATCGTCGTGCGGCGCTTCAGCTACGCGGACGGGCGGATGACGCGCCACGTGAACGCGCTCGGCTTCACGTGCAGCTATGAATGGGCGGAGGTCGCCGGTGCGCCGCGCGTGGTGGCGACGCACACCAGTGACGGCGAGCACTGGACGTTCGGTTACGACATCGAAGCGCGCGAGAGCTGGACCCGCCACGAAGACGGCCGCACCGCGCGCTGGCGCTACGACGAGCGGTTCCAGGTCGTGGCGTGCACGGACCTGGACGGCGGGCACTACGCCATCGACTACAACGCCGCCGGCATGCCGGTGTCGGTGCAACTGCCCGGCGACCGGCGCATCGCCTTCGACTACGACGAGGCGGGCCGGATCGTGCACGAGACCGATCCGCTCGGGCGCGTCACGCGCACGCGCTACGACGGCAATAGCCTGCGCCCGGCGCAGGTGACGCTGCCCGACGGCTCCAACTGGCAATCGGCCTACGACCGGCAGGGGCGCCTGCTCGGCACGCTCGATCCGCTGGGCCGGACCGAGCGCTACGAATACCCGGACGGCCTGACCGCGCTGCCCGCTGCGCAGATCGACGCACGGGGCGGGCGCAAGACGCTCGAATGGAACCTGCGCGGCCAACTGGTCGCCTACACGGACTGCTCGAGCAAGACCACGCACTACGAGTACGACGAAGCCGGCCAGTTGACCGGGATCGTCAATGCCCTGGGCGAGCGGACCGGCTACGCGCGGCGGCCGACCGGCGAGGTGCTGGCGGTTGCCCTGCCGGACGGCAGCGCGGAGACCTTCGAATACGACGCCGCCGGCCTGCCGGTGACGCACACCGGCATGGGCGCGCGGGTGCGCCGCTGGACACGCAACGCGCGCGGGCAAGTGCTGGAAGCCATCGACCCGGCCGGCCGTGCGCTGCGGTATCGCTACGACAGCGAGGGGCGCCTGACGGAACTGGCGGCGGCCACCGGTGCGCGGTACGCCTTCGGCTACGACGCGGCCGGCCGGCTCCAGTCGGAGACCCGCCCGGATGGCGTGGTGCGCCGGTTCTGCTACGGTGCGGCGGGCGAGCTGGCCGAGATCGAAACCACCGGAGCCCCGGACGCGGCGGCCGACCGTACGACCCGGCCGCCGCAGACCGCCGCCGCGCCAACGCGCACCGCACGCTTCGAGCGCGACGCGCTGGGCGACCTGCTTGCGCAGCACACGGCGACGGAAGCGACGCACTACACGCGCGATCCGCTCGGCCGGCTGCTGTCGGTCGAGCGCATCCCGACGCAGGCGGGTCTGGCGCTCGGCATCGAGCCGGATACGGTGGCCTTCGACTACGACAAGGCGGGCCGGCTGGTGGCCGAGCATGGCACCAACGGCACGGTCCGCTACACACTCGACGCGCTCGACAACATCGAAGCGCTCGACCTGCCGCACGGCCCGTCGCTGCGTACCCTGCGCTACGGCTCGGGCCACGTGCACCAGGTCCGCAGCGGCGAGCAGGTGGTGAGCGACATCGAGCGCGACGACCTGCACCGCGAGGTGCAGCGCACGCAGGGGCGGCTGGTGCAGCGTACCGGCTACGACACGCTCGGGCGCCAGGTGTGGCAATCGTCGGACCTGCTGCGCTCGATCCTGGAGCCCGAGCGGGGCCGGCTGTGGCGCAGCTACCGCTACGACGCATCGGGCGAACTGGCCGAGCGGCGCGATAGCGTGCGCGGCAGCGTCCGGTACCGCTACGACCCGGCGGGCCAACTGCTGCAACAGGCGCGGCTTGCAGACAACAGCGTCGAAACCTTCGCGTGGGATGCCGCGGGCAACCTGCTCGACGAGACCGAGCGCAGCAGCCGTGGCCATATCGAAGGCAACCGGCTGCGGATGTGGCAGGACATGCGCTTCGAATACGACGCGTGGGGCAACCTGTCGGCCAAGCGCAAGGGGGCGAACCAGATCCAGCGCTTCACCTACGACGGGCAGGACCGCCTGCTGGCGGTGCGCACGCAGACCCTGCGCGGCGTGACCGAAACGCGCTTCACCTACGACCCGCTCGGCCGGCGGATCGCCAAGCACGAAACGCAGACGGAAACCGTGGGCATGAAGCACGCACCACGGACATGGCGCTTCGTATGGCAAGGGCTGCGGCTCGCACAGGAAATCCGCGAGACGGGCACGAGCAGCTACGTCTACAGCCCGGACGCGCCCTATACGCCGGCAGCCCGGGTCGACGCCCTGATCGCGGAGGCCATCGCATCAGCGGCAATCGACACGGCCAAGCGGGGGGCGCAGATCTACCACTTCCACACCGATCTCGTCGGGGCACCGCTGGAGGTGACCGACGAGGCGGGTGATCTGGTGTGGGCGGGGCGCTATGGCGCCTGGGGCAAGGTCGAGCGTGGCGAGGACAGCCGACTGACGCCGCGCATCGAGCAGCCGCTGCGGTATGCGGGGCAGTATGCGGATGAGGGGACTGGGCTGCACTACAACACGTTCCGGTATTACGATCCGGATGTGGGGAGGTTTATCAACCAGGACCCGATTGGGCTGATGGGTGGGGAAAATCTCTACGCCTATGCGCCGAATCCACTGACTTGGATGGATCCTTGGGGTTGGGCGGTTGATCGATTCCCATCATGGATGAATACGACCCAGGGATATCAGAGACAGCACCTCATCCCATTCTCATTAAAGGATCACCCATTCTTTGTTCGCACTGGCATGGATATCAATGGAGCGTCGAATATGATGCGCCTTCCGGTTGCGAAGGGTATCGACCCAAATCCAAATCTCGGCTTGCATCGTGGTTGGACTGCAGAGCACGCTGCTTACAATAGAGCAGTTGGAGCGGAACTTGATGCTCTTGAGCGTCAGGCGGTCAAGCAAAAATGGGATTATCGGCGTGCGCAGCAAGAATTGCTGAATTTGCAGCAGGAAAGAAGATCTGGGTTTAAGACGGGTAAATACACTTGTGCGTAA
- a CDS encoding imm11 family protein, protein MEVYGLESPISSEGDIFVLPDNKGRLAAFFIWNEGDGKFLQFSKIRAQAQERVRLNDVRSADYLRANIGIPIFSAKAKDFLNHIIPNDLKFYECEISCEGTEEIFFLCKVMKHLPLVDRQQSSFRTLSGGEQILTNAVYRIDLDEEFYIARDTEFCERLVVSEKFVDLCRSERLHIEFVDPV, encoded by the coding sequence TTGGAAGTCTATGGACTCGAAAGCCCGATTTCATCGGAGGGCGATATTTTTGTCCTGCCGGACAACAAGGGAAGGCTTGCTGCATTTTTCATTTGGAATGAAGGTGACGGAAAATTTCTTCAATTTTCAAAAATTCGCGCTCAGGCGCAGGAGCGCGTGAGGTTAAATGATGTTCGATCCGCGGATTACCTGCGGGCCAATATTGGAATACCAATTTTTTCAGCGAAGGCGAAGGATTTTCTCAATCATATAATTCCGAACGATTTGAAATTCTATGAGTGCGAGATTTCCTGCGAAGGGACGGAAGAAATATTTTTCCTCTGTAAGGTTATGAAGCATCTGCCATTGGTGGATAGGCAGCAATCTTCATTTCGTACCCTCTCCGGAGGCGAGCAAATCCTGACCAATGCCGTTTATCGGATTGACCTCGATGAGGAATTTTATATCGCACGCGACACGGAGTTCTGCGAGCGACTTGTCGTTTCAGAAAAATTTGTTGATCTTTGTCGATCGGAGCGGCTTCACATTGAATTCGTTGATCCAGTGTAG
- a CDS encoding cold-shock protein — protein sequence METGTVKWFNDSKGFGFITPDAGGNDLFAHFSEIQGSGFKSLQEGQKVRYVVGMGQKGPNATKIELI from the coding sequence ATGGAAACCGGTACGGTAAAGTGGTTCAACGACTCCAAGGGCTTCGGCTTCATCACCCCTGACGCGGGCGGCAACGATCTGTTCGCTCACTTCTCAGAAATCCAGGGCAGTGGATTCAAGTCTCTCCAGGAGGGGCAGAAGGTTCGTTATGTTGTAGGCATGGGCCAGAAGGGCCCGAACGCTACCAAGATCGAGCTGATCTGA
- the infA gene encoding translation initiation factor IF-1, which produces MAKEELVEFGGHVAEVLPDNRFRVVLENGTQVWAYSSGRMRKHRIRILAGDRVTLEMSPYDLTKGRINYRHKN; this is translated from the coding sequence TTGGCTAAAGAGGAACTCGTGGAATTCGGCGGTCACGTTGCCGAAGTGCTGCCCGACAATCGCTTTCGCGTCGTCCTGGAGAATGGCACCCAGGTCTGGGCCTATTCATCGGGCCGCATGAGGAAGCACCGCATACGCATCCTCGCCGGCGACCGGGTCACGCTGGAAATGTCACCCTATGATCTGACGAAAGGTCGGATCAACTACCGCCACAAGAACTGA
- a CDS encoding DUF1795 domain-containing protein: MHNDTDRIHFHEGSIALPPGFEDRTTNLFVPADPATQPNLSVARDWLKDGEALAAYVDRQLGVLKARMPGHRLLSRQAEQLGPDARGLDGERIDATYRSGSQTIRQRQAVFVVAPRRALIFTASSPAALDEAFEAFWRAWLGGYRSPDSSPNNPD, encoded by the coding sequence ATGCATAACGACACCGATCGGATTCACTTCCACGAAGGCAGCATTGCGCTGCCGCCCGGTTTCGAAGACCGGACCACCAATCTCTTCGTGCCGGCCGACCCGGCCACCCAGCCGAACCTGAGCGTCGCACGCGATTGGCTCAAGGATGGCGAAGCGCTGGCGGCCTATGTCGACCGCCAGCTTGGCGTGCTCAAGGCCCGCATGCCGGGGCACCGGCTGCTGTCGAGGCAGGCCGAACAGCTCGGCCCCGACGCGCGCGGGCTGGACGGCGAGCGCATCGACGCAACGTACCGAAGCGGCAGCCAGACCATCCGCCAGCGCCAGGCTGTGTTTGTCGTGGCACCGCGACGGGCGCTGATCTTTACGGCATCGAGCCCGGCCGCGCTCGACGAGGCCTTCGAGGCGTTCTGGCGTGCATGGCTCGGCGGCTACCGATCGCCGGACAGCTCCCCGAACAACCCGGACTGA
- a CDS encoding isochorismatase yields the protein MNQVDSPYTVSVYPIEQEPGVWFATYLISEYRDGTERILANVSMRPDVHRTEALARIAARSAGSAAIARLASRQVSSHPRPHGAPHSAATGAQLG from the coding sequence TTGAACCAAGTCGACTCCCCATACACGGTGTCCGTGTACCCGATTGAACAAGAACCAGGCGTCTGGTTTGCCACCTACCTCATCAGTGAGTACAGGGACGGCACGGAGCGCATCCTCGCCAACGTCTCGATGCGCCCTGACGTACATCGCACGGAAGCACTCGCAAGAATTGCGGCCCGAAGCGCAGGCAGCGCTGCCATCGCGCGTCTCGCCTCCAGGCAAGTCAGTAGCCACCCGCGACCCCATGGCGCGCCCCATAGCGCCGCGACAGGAGCACAACTTGGCTAA
- a CDS encoding SDR family oxidoreductase, producing the protein MRLQTAFVTGATGLLGNNLVRELVGHGIAVKALVRSQEKAQQQFGSLRGVEFVSGDMTDVAAFSLAMRHCDVVFHTAAFFRDNYKGGRHWDALKRINVDGTASLIEHAYAAGVRNFVQTSSIAVLTGARGAVLDETNERDPAGADDYYRSKILADRQIRHFLDSHPDMQAVFVLPGWMWGPGDIGPTSAGQVALDTVLGKLPGLVPGSFSVVDARDVARTQIAAAERGRRGERYLAAGRHMTMQELIPMLGRIAGVTTPKRSLPMPALYALAGMQELYARITGKPILLSLATVRLMAKEADRTRFSHAKTECELGVRFSPVEETLRDTIAWYREHGWLTPQRD; encoded by the coding sequence ATGCGTCTACAGACTGCTTTCGTCACCGGAGCCACCGGGCTCCTGGGCAACAACCTTGTGCGTGAGCTGGTCGGCCACGGCATCGCCGTCAAGGCATTGGTACGGTCACAGGAAAAAGCGCAGCAGCAGTTCGGCAGCCTTCGAGGCGTCGAGTTTGTGAGCGGCGACATGACGGATGTCGCCGCGTTCTCGTTGGCAATGCGACACTGCGACGTGGTGTTTCATACCGCCGCCTTCTTTCGCGACAACTACAAGGGTGGCCGTCACTGGGACGCACTCAAGCGCATCAACGTCGATGGAACCGCCTCGCTCATTGAGCACGCCTATGCCGCAGGGGTTCGCAACTTCGTGCAGACCTCGTCGATTGCGGTGCTGACCGGAGCTCGGGGGGCGGTGCTCGATGAGACGAATGAGCGCGACCCGGCGGGCGCCGACGACTACTACCGAAGCAAGATCCTGGCGGATCGGCAGATTCGGCATTTCCTCGACAGTCATCCGGATATGCAGGCGGTCTTTGTCTTGCCGGGATGGATGTGGGGACCCGGCGACATCGGCCCGACGTCGGCGGGGCAGGTGGCGCTCGATACGGTGCTTGGCAAATTGCCTGGGCTGGTGCCTGGCAGTTTTTCGGTCGTCGACGCTCGTGACGTCGCTCGCACACAGATCGCCGCCGCGGAGCGGGGTCGTCGCGGGGAGCGCTATCTCGCGGCGGGGCGCCACATGACGATGCAGGAGCTGATCCCAATGCTCGGCCGAATCGCTGGCGTAACCACACCAAAGCGTTCATTGCCGATGCCGGCATTGTATGCACTAGCCGGCATGCAGGAGTTGTACGCCAGGATCACCGGCAAACCGATACTACTCAGTCTCGCCACCGTGCGACTGATGGCCAAGGAAGCGGACCGCACCCGTTTCAGTCATGCCAAGACCGAGTGCGAACTGGGGGTGAGGTTCAGCCCTGTCGAGGAGACGCTCCGCGACACGATCGCCTGGTATCGCGAACATGGCTGGTTGACGCCCCAACGAGACTGA
- a CDS encoding type VI secretion system Vgr family protein: MSFAGNMNVPGGGLAGGLGNLGSIAGLAGQAGSLAGMPGAGLIGGAASAMQLAQTGLSLLGKTPESIADAINSATGGRSLLTQDYRYITIETPLGKDVLLVSALVADEYVNQLPGIHLDLLSHRNNIAFEEIVGQRVKITLDPQSRNFTLAKIVAGSSAGERRYFDGYVASFGRVGASGSVTRYEMTVVPWFWFLTRSTDCRIFQNQTAQDILGAIFQEMGFPDFEFDIRGARPPLEYIVMYDESYYNFCARLMEQEGLIWTFRYEENKHVLVIGDTNSMFRTIESLKAVPYYADSAASQANGIDRWDEAFNFRVGRITFRDFNYNQPSSPLMHVEAPSTLKHPRIHSTERYQFHSLYDRGEDGHRYANYAMEAEEAQARRFNGTSFAQAMTTNGRFTLVNHPSSAYNGKAFVLLHVRHEAVNDYTRQNAEMPYRNAFTCLPFDIPFRSERRTPKPYMHGTQSAIVVGPKGEEIHTDGSRVKLHFPWDRRGKRDGSDSMWVRVSQPWAGNGWGGSAIPRIGQEVVVAFNQGDPDNPVVVGRVFNGESGNPYHGSSGQTMGIKSQTHKGQGSNELRFSDANGAEELFLHAQKDMNTVVQDTQTTQVLKGDRLIGVAQGHHQTTVSTGNLTDIVTKGHTTQQTPEGVHTIETKELWIKVGGDGGTQIHMTADAVQIIKGGSIIHIDDKHIVVNATRTDLNPEG, translated from the coding sequence ATGAGCTTCGCGGGAAACATGAACGTCCCCGGTGGCGGGCTGGCGGGCGGATTGGGCAATCTCGGCTCGATTGCCGGGTTGGCGGGGCAGGCTGGCTCGCTGGCGGGCATGCCCGGCGCGGGGCTCATCGGCGGGGCCGCGAGCGCGATGCAACTGGCTCAGACGGGCCTGTCGCTGCTGGGCAAGACGCCCGAGTCGATTGCCGACGCGATCAACAGCGCGACCGGCGGACGGTCGCTGCTGACGCAGGACTACCGCTACATCACGATCGAGACCCCGCTGGGCAAGGATGTGCTGCTGGTGAGCGCCCTGGTGGCCGACGAGTACGTCAACCAGTTGCCCGGCATCCACCTCGACCTGCTGTCGCACCGGAACAATATCGCTTTCGAAGAGATCGTCGGTCAGCGCGTCAAGATCACGCTCGATCCGCAAAGCCGCAATTTCACGCTCGCCAAGATCGTTGCCGGTTCCAGTGCCGGCGAGCGCCGGTATTTCGATGGCTACGTCGCGTCGTTCGGGCGCGTGGGCGCTTCCGGCTCGGTCACACGCTATGAGATGACGGTGGTGCCGTGGTTCTGGTTTTTGACCCGTTCCACGGACTGCCGGATCTTTCAGAACCAGACCGCGCAGGACATTCTCGGCGCGATCTTCCAGGAGATGGGGTTCCCGGATTTCGAGTTCGATATCCGGGGTGCCCGGCCGCCGCTGGAATACATCGTCATGTACGACGAGTCGTACTACAACTTTTGCGCGCGGCTGATGGAGCAGGAAGGGCTGATCTGGACCTTCCGCTACGAAGAGAACAAGCACGTGCTGGTGATCGGCGACACCAATTCGATGTTCCGCACGATCGAAAGTCTCAAGGCGGTTCCGTACTACGCCGACAGCGCTGCGAGCCAAGCCAACGGCATCGACCGCTGGGACGAGGCATTCAATTTCCGTGTCGGCAGGATCACCTTCCGCGATTTCAACTACAACCAGCCGTCGTCGCCGCTGATGCACGTGGAGGCGCCGAGCACCCTCAAGCACCCGAGGATCCATTCCACGGAGCGCTACCAGTTCCACTCGCTCTATGACCGGGGCGAGGACGGACACCGCTACGCCAACTATGCGATGGAGGCCGAAGAGGCCCAGGCGCGGCGTTTCAACGGCACCAGCTTTGCCCAGGCCATGACCACGAACGGCCGCTTCACGCTGGTCAACCATCCGTCGTCGGCCTACAACGGCAAGGCCTTCGTCCTGCTGCACGTGCGCCACGAGGCGGTGAACGACTACACCCGGCAGAACGCCGAGATGCCGTACCGCAACGCCTTCACGTGCCTGCCGTTCGACATCCCGTTCCGTTCCGAACGGCGCACGCCCAAGCCGTACATGCACGGCACGCAGTCGGCCATCGTGGTGGGGCCGAAAGGCGAGGAGATCCATACCGACGGCAGCCGCGTCAAGCTGCACTTCCCGTGGGACCGGCGCGGCAAGCGCGATGGCTCGGATTCGATGTGGGTCCGCGTATCGCAGCCGTGGGCGGGCAACGGTTGGGGCGGTTCGGCGATTCCGCGGATCGGGCAGGAGGTGGTCGTCGCCTTCAACCAGGGCGACCCCGACAACCCCGTGGTGGTGGGGCGCGTCTTCAATGGCGAGTCGGGCAATCCGTATCACGGCTCCAGCGGCCAGACCATGGGGATCAAGAGCCAGACGCACAAGGGGCAAGGGTCCAACGAGCTGCGCTTCTCGGATGCGAACGGCGCGGAAGAGCTGTTCCTGCACGCGCAGAAGGACATGAACACCGTGGTCCAGGACACGCAGACCACGCAGGTGCTCAAGGGCGACCGGCTCATCGGCGTGGCCCAGGGGCACCACCAGACCACGGTGTCGACGGGCAACCTGACGGACATCGTCACCAAGGGCCACACGACGCAGCAGACGCCCGAAGGCGTGCACACCATCGAGACCAAGGAGCTGTGGATCAAGGTGGGCGGCGACGGCGGCACGCAGATCCACATGACGGCCGATGCCGTGCAGATCATCAAGGGCGGCTCGATCATCCACATCGACGACAAGCACATCGTCGTCAATGCCACCCGTACCGACCTCAACCCGGAAGGCTGA
- a CDS encoding TetR/AcrR family transcriptional regulator, which produces MNQQTKRQRLSREESKSQTREHLLDAARRLFVREGFGGASLRDIAQEAGYSQGAFYSNFPSKEAILLELLRRHMEAEARQLTAVLDAADAPPGDVLAGLEAWAITLDQDTDWSVLAVELQLQANRSAAFAAEYRVVWEKHQSELAHFVAQLFSRLALLPPAEPLQLAASFMALAHGLALQRITTGQGPAGQMIMVFLRGLLASAARTQT; this is translated from the coding sequence ATGAACCAACAGACAAAACGACAGCGGCTAAGCCGCGAGGAAAGCAAGTCGCAAACGCGTGAACATCTTCTGGATGCGGCGCGACGGCTGTTCGTCCGTGAAGGTTTCGGCGGGGCCTCGCTCCGGGACATCGCGCAGGAGGCCGGCTATTCGCAAGGTGCCTTCTATTCGAACTTCCCCAGTAAAGAGGCCATTCTTCTGGAGTTGCTGCGGCGGCACATGGAGGCAGAGGCCCGGCAACTCACCGCGGTGCTTGACGCTGCCGATGCCCCCCCTGGTGATGTGCTGGCGGGTCTGGAAGCATGGGCTATCACGTTGGATCAGGACACCGACTGGTCCGTGTTGGCCGTGGAGCTTCAGTTGCAGGCTAACCGGAGCGCAGCGTTCGCTGCAGAGTACCGAGTGGTATGGGAAAAACATCAAAGCGAGCTCGCCCACTTTGTGGCGCAGTTGTTTAGCCGACTGGCACTGCTCCCTCCCGCAGAGCCTTTGCAACTGGCAGCCAGTTTCATGGCTCTCGCACATGGGTTGGCGCTGCAACGCATCACCACCGGGCAAGGTCCGGCGGGTCAGATGATCATGGTGTTTCTGCGCGGCCTTTTGGCGAGCGCGGCTCGCACACAGACCTGA